Proteins co-encoded in one Podospora pseudoanserina strain CBS 124.78 chromosome 7 map unlocalized CBS124.78p_7, whole genome shotgun sequence genomic window:
- the TRP3_2 gene encoding anthranilate synthase / indole-3-glycerol phosphate synthase (COG:E; EggNog:ENOG503NU49; MEROPS:MER0045094; BUSCO:EOG09261OLD) — protein MPAIIDHSPHHPDPSPLVPTASNLILIDNYDSFTWNVYQYLVLEGAKVTVFRNDQITLEELIAKKPTQLVISPGPGHPGTDSGISRDAIKHFAGKVPIFGVCMGQQCMIDLYGGEVSFAGEILHGKTSPLCHDGKGVYAGLDQDLPVTRYHSLAGTHVTLPKCLQVTSWIANQDGSKGVIMGVRHTEYTIEGVQFHPESILSADGRLMLKNFLYMQGGTWAENKRLQKASQESKIVPKKATPAKNNILQKIYAHRKEAVAAQKQIPSQRPSDLQAAYNLNLAPPQISLVDRLRQSPFDVALAAEIKRGSPSKGIFALDINAPTQARRYALAGASVISVLTEPEWFKGSIEDLRAVRQVLNGMPNRPAVLRKEFIFEEYQILEARLAGADTVLLIVKMLETDLLERLYKYSLSLGMEPLVEVQNAEEMTIAIKLGAKVIGVNNRNLENFEVDLGTTGRLKEMVPKDTFLLALSGINSHQDVLDCKRDGINGILVGEAIMRAPDASKFIRELCAGPEAAAPQCVTNPLLVKICGTRSAEAATEAIKAGADLVGMILVPGTKRCVSNETALAISKAVHDAQTTAGEAVKLPKTATDFFSVSAELLRKHRPLLVGVFMNQPLEEVLKKQRLYNLDIVQLHGDEPLEWSSLIPVPVIRKFKPGQVGVGVRGYHAVSLLDSGAGTGKLLDVESVKAELEKDAELQVLLAGGLEPGNVTESVKALGALGGQVIGVDVSSGVEEDGKQSLEKIRAFVKAAKAIR, from the exons TGGAATGTCTATCAGTATCTTGTTCTGGAGGGTGCCAAAGTGACCGTCTTCAGAAACGACCAGATCACTCTTGAAGAGCTCATTGCCAAGAAGCCAACACAACTGGTCATCAGCCCCGGTCCCGGCCATCCAGGTACAGACTCGGGTATCAGTCGTGATGCCATCAAACACTTTGCTGGCAAGGTGCCCATCTTTGGTGTTTGCATGGGGCA GCAATGCATGATTGATCTGTACGGTGGAGAAGTGAGCTTTGCTGGTGAGATTTTGCATGGCAAGACCTCACCCCTTTGTCACGATGGAAAAGGTGTCTATGCTGGCCTGGACCAGGACCTGCCAGTAACACGTTATCACTCCCTCGCCGGCACTCACGTTACTCTTCCAAAATGCCTCCAGGTCACCTCCTGGATCGCCAATCAAGATGGGTCCAAGGGTGTCATCATGGGTGTTCGCCACACAGAGTACACTATCGAGGGTGTGCAATTCCACCCAGAAAGTATCCTGTCTGCCGATGGCCGCCTCATGCTCAAGAACTTTTTGTACATGCAGGGGGGCACTTGGGCTGAGAATAAGCGGTTGCAAAAGGCTTCCCAAGAGTCCAAGATTGTCCCGAAAAAGGCCACTCCAGCCAAGAACAACATCCTTCAAAAGATCTATGCTCACCGTAAGGAGGCCGTGGCCGCCCAGAAGCAGATTCCCTCACAAAGGCCATCCGACTTGCAAGCGGCgtacaacctcaacctcgcccctcCTCAGATCTCCCTCGTCGACCGTCTTCGTCAGTCCCCATTCGATGTAGCTTTGGCGGCAGAGATTAAGAGAGGGTCACCATCCAAGGGCATCTTTGCTCTCGATATCAACGCCCCAACCCAGGCCCGCAGATACGCTCTTGCCGGAGCCAGTGTCATTTCCGTTCTCACCGAGCCAGAGTGGTTCAAGGGCAGCATTGAAGACCTCCGCGCTGTGCGCCAAGTACTCAATGGCATGCCCAACCGCCCGGCTGTTCTCCGAAAGGAGTTCATTTTTGAGGAGTACCAGATTTTGGAAGCCCGGCTGGCAGGTGCCGATACTGTGCTTCTCATTGTCAAGATGTTGGAGACCGACCTTCTCGAGCGTCTGTACAAGTACTCGCTCTCACTCGGCATGGAACCATTAGTAGAGGTACAAAACGCCGAAGAGATGACCATTGCCATCAAGCTTGGTGCCAAGGTCATTGGTGTCAACAACCGCAACCTGGAGAATTTCGAGGTCGATCTTGGAACCACGGGGCGCTTGAAGGAGATGGTGCCCAAGGACACATTCTTGCTCGCTCTCAGCGGCATCAACAGCCACCAGGATGTTCTCGACTGCAAGAGGGATGGTATCAACGGCATTCTTGTTGGCGAGGCCATCATGCGCGCTCCCGATGCGTCCAAGTTTATCAGGGAGCTTTGTGCTGGTCCTGAGGCGGCTGCTCCTCAGTGTGTTACCAACCCTCTGCTTGTCAAAATCTGCGGCACCCGCTCTGCCGAGGCGGCCACGGAAGCTATCAAGGCTGGTGCTGACCTTGTGGGCATGATTCTTGTGCCTGGCACGAAACGGTGTGTTTCTAATGAAACGGCCCTGGCCATCTCGAAGGCTGTTCATGATGCGCAGACCACTGCTGGTGAGGCGGTTAAACTCCCCAAGACAGCCACGgactttttttctgtttctgCTGAGCTCCTGAGGAAACACcgccctcttcttgttggtgtgTTTATGAACCAGCCCCTGGAGGAAGTGCTCAAGAAGCAGAGGCTGTACAACCTTGATATCGTCCAGCTTCACGGTGACGAGCCACTTGAGTGGTCATCCCTTATCCCAGTACCAGTCATCCGGAAGTTCAAGCCTGGGCAGGTTGGCGTTGGAGTGAGGGGGTACCACGCTGTTTCACTCCTGGATTCTGGCGCTGGCACAGGCAAGTTGCTTGATGTTGAGAGTGTcaaggccgagttggagaaggatgcTGAGTTGCaggtgttgttggctggtggtCTGGAGCCAGGGAACGTGACCGAGTCTGTGAAGGCCTTGGGTGCGTTGGGCGGGCAGGTtattggtgttgatgttagCAGTGGGgtagaggaggatgggaagcaGAGCTTGGAAAAGATTAGGGCTTTTGTCAAGGCTGCGAAGGCTATTCGGTAG
- a CDS encoding uncharacterized protein (EggNog:ENOG503P4PC), with the protein MPRGIRFKVKDLTFKEKGMFAKFTIAVCGSFKNNPNTHWNDTNLHRWITLRGGRYHKGTTITRDVTHFVTDEDELRSRSPRAVEALRNKRIQIVPLEWLEFSMINRKVLQAVKGGEYDLREGVRREGERVRRERRVEMGRVLGERAVNTNLYRVYTDGTFYRYEVELFRESNAVQGPTPETTPVKLQLPALSKGVSDLDSEVETKAEMGSENQTPTEKEPGFSFHHHVVVFEDGPELDAQPKYRTPMDLQLAYHQLPTLTTVTPEFQDEVDPKDVEMDIEAEPETPTKTTRVDRGEKYTLTLYESLAQPPLYFFCAKYSKSSTDTFPKYYRPSETPQLFWTEYTHFIEFFHKKTGVEWRKRLLFCGEGKSGAGSKRKGKGKEEDNGEAGEGEGVEKGWFTYSPPGGGKPVGWVPEEYIPKEKEGEVERSGGPYGRE; encoded by the exons atgcccCGCGGCATCCGTTTCAAGGTCAAAGACCTCACCTTTAAGGAAAAGGGCATGTTTGCCAAGTTCACCATCGCTGTCTGCGGGTCCTTCAagaacaaccccaacacccacTGGAACgacaccaacctccaccgctGGATCACGCTCCGGGGCGGGCGGTATCATAAAGGAACTACCATCACGAGGGACGTCACTCATTTTGTGACGGACGAGGATGAACTAAGGTCGAGGTCtccgagggcggtggaggcgttgaggaaCAAGCGGATTCAGATTGTGCCGTTGGAGTGGTTGGAGTTTAGCATGATCAACAGAAAGGTCTTGCAGgcggtgaaggggggggagtatgacttgcgggagggggtgaggagggagggggagagggttaggagggagaggagggttgagatggggagggtgttgggggagagggcggttaATACTA ATTTATACCGGGTTTACACGGATGGGACATTTTACCGGTATGAGGTTGAGTTGTTTCGGGAGTCGAATGCTGTTCAGGGGCCAACGCCGGAGACGACACCGGTGAAGTTACAGCTTCCGGCTTTGTCTAAGGGGGTGTCAGATCTAGACTCTGAGGTTGAGACAAAGGCAGAAATGGGATCAGAGAATCAGACACCGACAGAAAAAGAACCGGGTTTCTCTTTCCACCATCATGTGGTCGTCTTTGAGGATGGCCCTGAGCTGGATGCTCAGCCCAAGTATCGCACACCCATGGATTTGCAGCTGGCTTATCATCAGTTGCCTACTCTCACGACTGTTACCCCCGAATTTCAAGACGAAGTTGACCCTAAGGATGTTGAGATGGACATTGAGGCTGAACCAGAGACACCCACCAAGACGACCAGAGTTGACCGCGGGGAGAAGTACACACTTACG CTCTACGAATCCCTagcccaaccccccctctaCTTCTTTTGCGCCAAGTACTCCAAGTCCAGCACGGACACCTTTCCCAAGTATTACCGTCCCTCGGAGACACCGCAGCTCTTTTGGACAGAGTACACTCACTTTATTGAGTTCTTCCATAAGAAGACGGGGGTGGAGTGGCGGAAGAGGTTGCTGTTCTGTGGTGAGGGGAAGTCAGGTGCGGGAAGtaagaggaaggggaaggggaaggaggaagataatggggaggcgggggagggggagggggtggaaaaggggtggtttACGTACTCTCCtcctgggggtgggaagCCAGTTGGGTGGGTTCCGGAGGAGTATAtccccaaggagaaggagggagaggtggagcGCAGTGGGGGGCCGTATGGGAGGGAATag
- a CDS encoding uncharacterized protein (EggNog:ENOG503P1CP; COG:S), with protein MVRFIPGVTAISPVTNKNGSDPLTDLTLLLNRLQRTILHADAEREARLKESEFEREKVLRNITYARSLLTKVEQDTLGIKIYARRQDLQGDLVRKRELLEQLAERLADLAEVGSRRDTEEENEDDTSEGEDILADIIVTPSASESQDSISRPTDGEELDEDDDDDGVLGTPQFQGGPRLPRLPPPPVHTPSQENLQAGIAAAQSTTETKAELRPRKGRDDGPTKEDKPPAISSSSALFRDRNNKAAPTTALSAVTTTEAILDHQRAEQDALSESILQLASQLKASSQAFSMSLEEDKEVVEKAGEGMNKTGEGMDAVTKRMTTLQRMTEGEGWWGRMRLYAIVYGLMMVLVLVVFVMPKLRF; from the coding sequence ATGGTTCGATTCATACCCGGAGTGACGGCGATATCGCCAGTTACCAACAAGAACGGCAGCGATCCCCTGACGGACCTCACCCTACTGCTCAACCGCCTCCAGCGCACCATCCTCCACGCCGACGCCGAACGGGAAGCCAGGCTCAAAGAGAGCGAGtttgaaagagaaaaggtgCTGCGAAATATCACTTATGCCCGGTCGCTGCTCACAAAGGTCGAGCAAGACACCCTGGGTATCAAGATCTATGCGCGCCGGCAGGATCTCCAGGGGGATCTCGTGCGAAAACGGGAGTTGCTTGAGCAGTTGGCGGAACGGCTGGCTGATTTGGCTGAGGTGGGGAGCAGGCGGGAtactgaggaggagaatgaggatgATACTTcggaaggggaggatatTCTGGCTGATATCATTGTTACGCCGAGTGCGAGTGAGAGTCAGGATTCCATTTCGAGACCgacggatggggaggagctggatgaggatgatgatgacgatggggtgTTGGGGACGCCGCAGTTTCAGGGCgggccaaggctgccgaggctaccgccgccgccggtgcaTACGCCTTCTCAGGAGAATTTACAGGCTGGGATAGCGGCTGCACAATCAACGACGGAAACGAAGGCTGAGCTTCGGCCGAGGAAGGGTCGGGATGATGGGCCGACGAAAGAGGACAAGCCGCCGGCGatatcttcctcttctgcgCTGTTTAGGGACAGGAACAATAAGGCTGCGCCTACGACTGCTCTCTCGGcggtgacgacgacggaaGCTATTCTTGACCACCAGCGGGCGGAACAGGATGCCTTGTCGGAGTCTATTTTGCAGCTTGCATCCCAGCTTAAGGCATCCTCGCAGGCGTTTTCGATGAGTTTGGAAGAGGATAAGGAGGTAGTGGagaaggcgggggaggggatgaacAAGAcaggggaggggatggatgctGTCACAAAAAGGATGACGACGCTGCAGAGGAtgacggagggggaggggtggtgggggaggatgaggttgtaTGCGATTGTGTatgggttgatgatggtgttggttttggtggtctTTGTCATGCCCAAGTTGAGGTTTTAA
- a CDS encoding uncharacterized protein (COG:M; EggNog:ENOG503PN7H): MASPHRGNETEKTHPLIEAAKANDFEKVKELLDQAEDVNVKDEAYYGQTAISWAAELGLLEVFKLLYEHGARLDILDVDGNSPVFWAMNKEYVNVIEYLLANIKEEDISHKYCAGRSMLFVATEYGSAEDVKRFVSSDSNVRDDDGLTPLMFAALYSRNAVSNAAALLEAGADPLMEDDEGRTAIYYACQRGKAELAKLLLDRVDGSFDVDGRGPEARPLIEAAKQGDVTMIQLLLERGPQLEFPDEQGKTPLYWAAKNGHIENICILIDAGADPYRLCRPPVPNGDWNLTAFAIAATNCEEKWHDFIHQDLKPDLTIRNDERGATAFHLAAYFGVEPAALQRMIAAGCLVDTPDMDGRTPLLLASERGHSSIVAILLEHGADTEVTDSRFNMTALMLAAANGRDQVVEQLIPVSKVDARDGEVATALHFAARSCSASTVEALIKAGPSLIDAPNSYGGSPLFWAANHDRPEAVRALIRAGADIYMIDVNGRPAISFCIHNLNMIKAFVDEEREQPAPGNKETPRVRAIELALRYACDEEEYSGSRSPIFPLDSTDDEVYLKAVDGNGRNLVSWVAQYGHSLEMEKLCKKPNLDFRTADDQGRTPLHWVAQNKITSATETVMMVRSLLDLGVSRDSRDKAGRTPLSYAAETGLLEVMQLLVRKGAEEDSQDNNKRTVLSWAAAGGHEDCVRYLLSVKSVRPDSKDVDGRTPLSWAAGMGRLEVVKMLLARRDWKGPGEDSHNGRSKKGASATNEAAVDINSRDNKSQTPLWYAADNQHLPVFETLLLYGAKSDIKDNKGRLLKDYLDERIQKDSVSETRTLRTMFGKLNPSGFLWREPSTMTTRVDSEFSATLLYYSKDNLEIHTPTVASILQGKRPPSREDMACVWTHLPANNMRWVEVLMAKHYEAFGEGWRANVVLKPRLWEQHQHKSQDGQYHARFMRPACRPFAFPEEDPTEQGLVLFMPYLHWEQEEEQRKLKDVLVKKSEAKKKIFPTEDAAKEYRRNFVRTALDDRSLCGTEKLYWAYLDEEHPLHGRRTLDQFYYHTLADTEKRDQDQTSLRYFNERRQTLHSKESEDLKPTITMVDQLWMWVLPKCGKSPRTIITAFPQRSNRMTTKTSKIMTSLVSNIFDRFREQSAKGDASVDELAKIIVAECARIYFDPMSNRNELVQFVEIYRTSIGEITEDETNRFLSFQNNIPTADEEQPDASSDNKAGESKALSAHAEFDGVPKKLNAMIDIKADIEDLRKIKDIRDELHIISSIFHIQKNIVETLDHILEDFEEQRNTMILEQERNLRPPPPFRSRDDSRAFSRRTVSPPFRRRSSSPPFRRGNPYPPSRGFRSPSRRRTPDIIYTNAGIEQDSDRQKYHSPMLEVVTRNIAEVVRLEKFAERAIQAIEQLLDLKHKQANLQLTRGIYKINDENDRQGKTIMYFTVATIIFLPLSFMASFLTIEVEEFPRGDTGNLSLKFVLIIIFSISVGLIIPSVFLAFNLDKRTRDQRWQNLLNSFKEIMGLTVRSTSDGLKAGKSWVKRRGDRAVKTKQRDPEIGGGVTLVGVDNSQFRSGVENRDGDVGQKGVTITTVIGSGGLHRRQEAKATSHVGSSTTDGIK; this comes from the exons ATGGCGAGCCCGCATCGCGGTAATGAAACAGAGAAAACCCATCCGCTCATCGAAGCCGCCAAAGCAAACGATTttgagaaggtcaaggagctgCTGGATCAGGCAGAGGATGTGAATGTGAAAGATGAAGCGTACTATGGACAAACCGCCATATCGTGGGCTGCCGAACTGGGTCTTTTGGAAGTCTTCAAGCTTTTATATGAACATGGCGCCCGTTTGGACATTCTGGACGTCGACGGCAACAGCCCAGTCTTCTGGGCTATGAACAAGGAATACGTCAACGTGATTGAGTAtctcctcgccaacatcaaagAGGAAGACATCTCGCACAAGTACTGCGCCGGCAGGAGCATGCTGTTTGTGGCTACCGAGTATGGCTCGGCAGAGGATGTCAAACGTTTCGTTTCTTCGGACTCTAACGTGCGCGACGACGATGGGCTGACGCCGCTCATGTTTGCGGCTCTGTATTCTCGCAATGCAGTTTCCAATGCTGCTGCATTGCTCGAGGCCGGTGCGGACCCTCTtatggaggatgatgaaggccGCACTGCGATATACTATGCTTGCCAACGGGGGAAAGCCGAATTGGCCAAATTGTTGCTCGACAGGGTCGACGGCAGCTTTGATGTCGACGGCAGAGGACCCGAGGCAAGACCTCTTATCGAAGCTGCTAAACAGGGCGATGTCACGATGATCCAGCTCCTGCTCGAACGGGGCCCTCAACTCGAATTTCCCGATGAACAAGGCAAAACACCACTGTATTGGGCTGCAAAGAACGGCCATATCGAAAACATATGTATCCTCATAGACGCTGGCGCCGACCCTTACAGACTATGTCGCCCACCAGTTCCTAACGGAGACTGGAACCTGACTGCTTTTGCTATTGCAGCAACCAACTGTGAAGAAAAGTGGCACGACTTTATTCACCAAGACCTCAAGCCGGACCTCACAATCCGGAATGACGAACGTGGCGCAACGGCTTTCCACCTCGCTGCATATTTCGGCGTTGAACCCGCAGCTCTGCAGCGGATGATTGCCGCCGGTTGTTTAGTCGACACCCCAGATATGGATGGCAGGACGCCGCTTCTCTTGGCCTCGGAGCGTGGCCATAGTTCAATCGTTGCTATTCTTCTTGAACATGGCGCAGATACCGAAGTGACGGACAGCAGGTTCAACATGACGGCACTCATGTTGGCCGCAGCAAATGGGCGTGATCAAGTCGTGGAACAGCTTATCCCGGTTAGCAAAGTTGATGCCCGAGATGGCGAGGTGGCCACGGCTCTGCATTTCGCAGCCCGTAGTTGTTCTGCCAGCACTGTGGAGGCCCTGATCAAGGCCGGCCCATCTCTGATCGACGCTCCCAACAGCTACGGCGGGTCACCTCTTTTTTGGGCCGCTAATCATGATCGCCCAGAAGCCGTCCGGGCTTTGATCAGAGCTGGGGCAGATATCTACATGATCGATGTCAATGGAAGGCCAGCGATATCATTCTGTATTCACAACTTGAATATGATCAAAGCCTTTGTCGAtgaggagagagagcaaCCTGCGCCTGGGAATAAGGAAACGCCCCGTGTGCGTGCGATAGAACTAGCTCTGCGGTATGCGTGTGACGAAGAGGAATATTCTGGTTCTAGATCTCCAATCTTCCCTCTGGACAGCACAGACGACGAGGTGTATCTCAAGGCCGTGGACGGGAACGGCAGGAACTTGGTGTCGTGGGTAGCCCAGTACGGACACTCtttggagatggaaaagcTGTGTAAGAAGCCGAATCTCGACTTCAGAACGGCAGATGACCAAGGTCGTACCCCTTTGCACTGGGTGGCCCAAAACAAAATCACCAGCGCCACCGAAACGGTAATGATGGTCAGAAGTCTTCTCGACCTCGGGGTTTCTCGTGACTCTCGGGACAAAGCCGGTCGGACACCACTTTCTTATGCAGCAGAAACCGGTCTCTTGGAGGTCATGCAGCTTTTGGTAAGAAAGGGCGCAGAGGAGGACAGCCAAGACAACAATAAGAGAACGGTGCTTTCTTGGGCTGCCGCAGGGGGGCACGAAGACTGCGTCCGATATCTTCTGAGTGTCAAGAGTGTAAGGCCAGACAGCAAAGACGTCGACGGCAGAACTCCACTCTCCTGGGCCGCTGGAATGGGCCGCTTGGAAGTTGTCAAAATGCTGCTTGCTCGGCGTGATTGGAAGGGCCCGGGTGAGGATAGTCATAATGGTCGGAGCAAGAAGGGTGCTTCGGCGACAAATGAGGCGGCTGTGGATATCAACTCGCGTGACAACAAGTCACAAACACCACTCTGGTATGCGGCTGACAATCAACATCTGCCTGTATTCGAGACGCTGCTCTTGTATGGGGCAAAATCAGAcatcaaggacaacaaggGGAGGCTTCTCAAAGACTACCTCGACGAGAGGATACAGAAAGATTCGGTATCGGAAACAAGAACTCTGAGGACCATGTTTGGGAAGTTGAATCCATCCGGATTTCTCTGGCGTGAACCATCAACTATGACTACTCGGGTTGACAGCGAATTCAGCGCAACCCTTCTGTATTACTCGAAAGATAATCTCGAGATACACACCCCGACAGTCGCGTCAATCCTGCAGGGGAAGCGCCCACCTTCCAGAGAAGACATGGCGTGTGTCTGGACACATCTTCCTGCCAACAAC ATGCGATGGGTTGAG GTGCTCATGGCGAAACATTATGAGGCTTTTGGAGAGGGCTGGCGAGCCAATGTTGTTTTGAAACCAAGGTTGTGGGAGCAGCATCAACACAAGTCACAAGATGGGCAGTACCACGCAAGGTTCATGCGTCCGGCGTGTCGTCCGTTCGCCTTTC CCGAAGAAGATCCAACTGAACAAGGCTTGGTCCTTTTT ATGCCGTATTTGCATTGggagcaggaagaagaacagcGAAAGCTCAAAGACGTCCTGGTAAAAAAGTccgaagccaagaagaagatatTTCCGACCGAGGATGCCGCCAAAGAGTATCGCCGTAACTTCGTCCGAACAGCACTTGATGATAGGAGTCTCTGCGGAACCGAAAAGCTGTATTGGGCCTACCTCGACGAAGAGCACCCGCTGCATGGTCGACGTACGCTCGACCAATTCTACTACCACACGCTCGCGGACACGGAGAAACGTGACCAGGACCAGACCTCCTTGAGGTACTTTAATGAAAGACGACAGACCCTACACTCGAAAGAGTCAGAGGATTTGAAACCCACAATTACCATGGTAGACCAGCTATGGATGTGGGTGCTGCCAAAGTGTGGGAAATCGCCGAGAACCATTATCACTGCCTTTCCACAACGATCCAACAGGATGACGACAAAAACCTCGAAGATTATGACATCACTGGTATCTAATATTTTTGATCGATTTCGCGAGCAGTCAGCGAAAGGTGATGCATCGGTTGACGAACTGGCAAAAATCATAGTCGCAGAGTGTGCTCGGATATACTTTGATCCTATGAGTAACCGGAATGAGTTGGTTCAGTTTGTCGAGATATATCGGACATCAATTGGTGAAATT ACTGAGGATGAGACCAACCGCTTCCTGTCTTTTCAAAACAACATTCCAACTGCCGATGAGGAACAGCCTGACGCTTCGTCCGACAACAAGGCAGGCGAATCAAAGGCTCTATCGGCACATGCCGAGTTTGATGGGGTTCCCAAGAAGTTGAACGCCATGATTGACATCAAAGCCGATATTGAAGACTTGAGAAAGATCAAGGACATTCGCGATGAGCTTCACATCATCTCATCGATTTTCCATATACAGAAGAACATTGTGGAGACTCTAGATCATATTCTCGAAGACTTTGAAGAGCAAAGAAACACCATGATTCTAGAGCAAGAGCGGAACCTCAGGCCGCCGCCTCCATTCAGAAGTCGAGATGACAGCCGTGCTTTCTCGAGACGCACTGTTAGCCCACCTTTCAGACGCCGAAGCTCCAGCCCCCCATTTAGAAGAGGCAACCCCTACCCGCCTTCTAGGGGGTTCCGCTCGCCTTCCCGGAGACGAACCCCAGATATTATTTACACCAATGCAGGGATCGAACAGGATTCGGATCGGCAGAAGTACCATTCGCCAATGCTGGAGGTTGTTACTCGCAACATTGCAGAGGTCGTGCGCCTGGAAAAGTTTGCTGAAAGAGCTATCCAAGCG ATTGAACAACTACTGGATTTGAAGCACAAGCAGGCTAACCTCCAGCTGACGAGGGGAATCTACAAGATCAACGATGAGAATGACAGGCAGGGCAAGACGATCATGTACTTTACTGTTGCAACCATTATCTTT CTTCCGCTATCATTCATGGCCTCCTTTTTGACCATAGAGGTTGAGGAATTTCCACGTGGCGATACCGGGAACCTGTCGTTGAAattcgtcctcatcatcatat TTTCGATTTCTGTTGGCCTAATCATTCCATCGGTGTTCCTGGCTTTCAATCTTGACAAACGAACTCGTGACCAACGGTGGCAGAATTTGCTGAATAGCTTCAAAGAGATCATGGGGCTCACGGTGAGGAGTACAAGTGACGGTTTGAAGGCAGGCAAAAGTTGGGTGAAGAGGCGGGGCGATCGGGCGGTCAAGACCAAGCAGCGGGATCCTGAgattgggggtggtgtcaccttggttggtgttgacaaTTCTCAGTTTCGGTCGGGAGTGGAGAATAGGGACGGTGATGTCGGTCAAAAAGGGGTGACGATCACTACGGTGATCGGCTCGGGGGGTCTACATAGGCGGCAGGAGGCGAAGGCTACTTCTCATGTGGGTTCTAGCACTACGGATGGTATCAAGTAG